TCGGGGATACAGTGCGCTTCACGAGCCTGGCGCCCTACCGCATCCGCATTACGGGCCGGACCAAGCATTTCCTCAATGCTTTCGGTGAAGAAGTCGTCATCGAGAATGCCGATGCCGCCATTGCCGCCGCTTGCCGTGCCACCGGCACCACCGTGCGCGACTACACCGCCGCGCCTATCTACTTTGATGCTTCCAATACCTCGCGCGGGGGCACCAGTGGCTGATTGAGTTTAGCCAGCCACCCCACGACCCGGCGCAGTTCGTGGCCGTGCTCGACGATACGCTGCGGGAGTTGAACTCCGATTACGACGCCAAGCGCCACCGCGACCTAGCTCTCACTGCTCCGGTTCTGACTATTGCCACAGCTGGGGCCTTTACTCGTTGGCTGGCCCGCAAAGGCAAGCTGGGCGGTCAGCATAAAGTACCACGCCTGAGTAATTCGCGGGAAATTCTGGAAGCCGTATTGCAGGAGCTTTAGCGCCGGACTGGCTTTATTAGGTCTTCTTACTAAAGTTATATTACGTCGGGATATGGTATTGTTCAATTAGCTTGTTAAAGCACAAAAGGAGTAACCTGCAATTGAGGATAGTAAGCAGTGAAAACAGTTATCTTTTGGCTGTATATAAGCTAATTAGGCTGATTTTGATATTTTCTTAGTTTCTGGAAATAATTTTAATACAATTGTTTTAGGTCTAATAGATTTAGAACTATATTGGCGGATTGTTAACGTTCACGTCTACACCCGTGCCCGCTATATCAACCTCCTCCTCCCGCCCCTACGTTTCTCGTCGCAAGCGTAGCCGCCCCTCGGAACCATCTGAGCTAAGTACCAAAGCCACGCTAGGTATGCTCAGTCTGCTGGTTTTTGCGCTACTAGCTAGTCTGGCTGTCATTGCAGCATCTCTGACCAGCGACGAGCCCAGCGCGACCTCACCAACGGCCAGCCTTGTAGCTACCGGTTCACCCATGAACCAGTAGCTACAACACCAGCTTTGCGCCGATTATTCGTCCAGCACACCGCCGACTAATCGGCCGAAGACGCTACCACTCTCTTTCGATGCATTGCCGCCAGTTGGTGCTAGTGCCTGGATCAGCTTTTTAACCGGCATCGACTGCAGCCACACCCGGCCCGTGCCTTGCAGCGTAGCCAGCAATAATCCCTCGCCGCCAAAAATCATTGATTTTAGGCCGCCGGCGCGGGCGATGCTGAAATTGATGCTGGGCTCAAAGGCAACCACGCAGCCCGTATCCACGCGCAGCAGTTCGTTGTTGAGCTGTTTCTCAATGATAGTGCCGCCGGCGTGGATGAAGGCCTTGCCGTCGCCGGTAAGCTTCTCCAGAATGAAGCCTTCACCGCCAAAAAAGCCCGCTCCCAGGCGCTGATTGAAGTGGATACCGATTTTGGTGCCCCGGGCCGCGGCCAGGAAGCCGTCCTTCTGCACAATCAGGCCATTGGGCATTGTACCCAAATCCACCGGAATGATGGTGCCGGGGTAGGGGGCTGAAAAGGCCACGCGGCTTTTGCCATAGCCCCCGCGGTGAGTGAAGTGGGTCATAAACAGCGACTCGCCCGTAATCAGGCGGGTACCAGCCGAGAACAGCTTACCCAGAAGGCCTTGGTCGGGCTCTGAGCCGTCGCCCATCTTGGTCTCGAAGGCAATGGCTTCTTCCATGTACACCATGGCGCCGGCTTCGGCAATGACAGTTTCGTTGGGGTCCAGCTCTATTTCCAGAACCTGAATATCGGAACCCAGAATGCGGTAATCTACGTCGTGGGACTGCATAGAAGAAAGGGTTAGGGGGATAACGGCTCCAAGTATAGTGAACTAACGATTATTGCGGGCGTAGGCCCGAAAGAAAAGGCCATTCTCTGCGGAGAATGGCCTTTAGAAATGTATTTCGGGTTGGGCGTCGGTGCCCTATTCGTCTTTGCTCAACTCCCCGCGCACGTCGGCTTCGGTATCAGCTTCCGGCTCGCCTTTCTTGCCCTTTTTCTTGGCTTCAGTGCTAGTACGGCGCATGAATTCCTCCTCCGTTTCCTCGGGTTCGGCTACACCGTTTTCCACTGGAAAGTCTTCGTCTTCATCCTCCACCTTCTCGCCAAACTGTCCGTCGCGGTTCACGAGCTTTTTGTCGCGCACGTGCTGGTTGAGGAAGTGGTTGATTTCCTCAATGGAGTAGTTGGAGGTGATTTCGCCCAGCGGGTTGACCTTAATTTCAAAGCCTTCAAGGTCCTTATGGACCCGCGCTTTCTTCTCGGGGTCGTTTTTCTTGCTCTTATTGACGGGTTTCTTAGCCATGATATCGTCCGTAGGTGGGTTGCTACGCTAGTGGCCTTGCCCAAATACGAAGGCCGCTCCGTACCAGGGTAGTACGAAGCGGCCTTGCTGCCGGATGCACGAATTTTAAAACGTCGCGCTAGGCGCTGATTTTGTCGGCTAGGCGGGTCACGGCGGCCTCAATGCGCTGCGCCGTTTCCTGGGTACCCAGAATGCTCATAATGGCCATCAGGTCGGGGCCGGCAGCTACGCCGGTCACTATCACGCGCAGGGCCTGTAACACCTGGCCGATTTTGACGCCCTGGCGTTCCAAAACCTGGGTCAGCAGGGCCTTAATGCCCTCGGGTGTGGCGTCCTGGGCGGCAGGTAGCTCCTGGGCAAAGGCCTGGAGTGCGGTGGCCGTTGGGGCATTCCACTTCTTGCTGATTACCTGTTCGTCGTACGTTTCAGGAGCCAGGAAGAAGTACTGGGCTTCGCGCCAGAAATCCTGGGGAAAGGTCACGCGCTCCTTCATGGCGCCCACAATTTGCACGGCCTTTTCCTCGGAGCACTCAATGTTGTGCTCTTGCAAAGCCGTCAGTAGGAATTGAGCCAGCTCGGTATCGGGCTTAGCCCGCAGGTAGTGCTCGTTGTACCAGCGCACTTTGTTCTGGTCGAAGCGGGCCGGCGACTTGCTTACGCGCTCAATGCTGAAGGCCTCAATTAGCTCGGGCATCGAGAAAATCTCCTGCTGGGAGCCAGGGTTCCAACCCAAAAAGGCCAGGAAGTTGATAAAGGCATCGGGCAGGTAGCCACTTTCGC
Above is a genomic segment from Hymenobacter cellulosivorans containing:
- a CDS encoding GH3 family domain-containing protein, producing the protein MAVLDDTLRELNSDYDAKRHRDLALTAPVLTIATAGAFTRWLARKGKLGGQHKVPRLSNSREILEAVLQEL
- a CDS encoding TIGR00266 family protein, with product MQSHDVDYRILGSDIQVLEIELDPNETVIAEAGAMVYMEEAIAFETKMGDGSEPDQGLLGKLFSAGTRLITGESLFMTHFTHRGGYGKSRVAFSAPYPGTIIPVDLGTMPNGLIVQKDGFLAAARGTKIGIHFNQRLGAGFFGGEGFILEKLTGDGKAFIHAGGTIIEKQLNNELLRVDTGCVVAFEPSINFSIARAGGLKSMIFGGEGLLLATLQGTGRVWLQSMPVKKLIQALAPTGGNASKESGSVFGRLVGGVLDE